In bacterium, the DNA window GAGATAAGGGAGATATGGAGATGAAATAATAGAAATAGATTGAAATTTATAGAAATATGTAGAAATTGATTGCGGAAAACAACAAGTTTCCATAAATTTTTATCAGTTTCTACTAATTTCAATTTTTTTAATAATATCTCCCTATCTCCTTAATCTCCACATCTCCTTTTGTTACACCATCTGAACGCTTACTCTCTATTGTTTGTAACATCCTTTTGGCATACTCACCATTTGGATTTAGGTTTTTCAATACATACTCAAACTGTGCTTTTGCCTTTTTGAGGTCTTTTGCCTGATAATAAATCGAGCCTAAATCTGTATGAAGACCTATATCTTCTGGAAGTAACCTGGCAGCAGTCTTAAGACAGGAGATTGCCTTATCTATCTCTCCTGCTTCATAAAAGGCATATCCCAAAGATTTATACGACTTAGGGTATGAAGGATCAAGAGTTTTAGAGTAGGTACGAATTGCTTCTTTAAAGTTCCCCATCTTAGTGTACATATATCCAAGGGAAGATAGATACTTCTTAGAATAAGGGGAGAATTTTAATCCTGTTTTAAGGGTTTTAATCGCTTCATCATACCGATGTTGCCTAAAATAAAGCTTAGCTAAATTACTATAAGCATCTTCGGAGGAGTATGGACTACGATTTATTGCCTTTTTATACGCAGATATTGCCTGATCATATCTTCCATTCAACTGATATGCTGCACCAAGTAGGTTATATAAGATTAAGTCATTAGGAAATAGCCGATTTGCCTTCTCTGCTAAAGCCATTCCTTTCGTAGCATACCCCTTTTCCCCACCCGTTGCCCTTTTGAGATAGATATCTATAAGCCCTTTATAATACCATTCCTCATAGGGGTTAAGTTCTATTGCCTTCTCATACTTTAAACTCGCTTGCGCATAATTCTTCCGGTCTAAAAACCCTACTCCTTCTTTATAATATATATTAGCCTTATAGGCTGATATGGGATACCTGAACAAGATAAGGATAATAATAAAGATTGGCACTCCAATGAGCCATATAATGATTCTGTTTTTAGATTTCATTACTTTTTCTCTCTGGCTACTTTGAGGGTTTCCTACTCCCATCATCATACCCATCATTATCCAGAATAAGGAGGATGTTAAGTTCATACCAAAGCTAAACTGATTCTGAATAAGATAAGCTATCCAGCCAGCTCCAATCCCAATGCTCAACCCTTTATTTAGCTCTTTTTTATAGCACCTATAGGCAAATATAGCAAAACTAACTAATAACCAGAGGTAGGTAATTAGCCCTATGATACCTTTTGTAACAGCAGTGTCCAATATATCATTGTGTGCCCTATCGAAACCAAAACTGGCATAGAGTGGATATACCAGGGCCATTGATTCAGGTCCCACACCCAACAGCGGATAATCGGCAATCATTTTTAGGACAATCTTCCAGGTACGAATACGAGAACCAGCCGAACCAGCAAACTCTATTTTAGTAGTATCCTCCTTTGGTTCAGGAGGTAAAACCATCTCCTCTTCAGGAATCTTTTTAAACAAAGGTTTCTCTTTTAGTTGAACTTCCTTCTTTATAGAATCTTTTTCTTCCTTTAGTTGTAGTTTTTCCTCTGGTTGAGTCTTTACTTCCTTTACCATCTCTGAGGTAAATCTTTGAATTACTACCTTTCCCGGGCCCACACACAGCCATGCACTCATCAGAATGAGGATGCCCAAGAATATCCATAATCTTCTCTTATTTTTTATAATCTTTGCCCTCCAGGATAACATTCCAAATAGGAGCATTGAGCCCATGAATCCTAAAATACCAGCTCTTGTAAAAGTGAAAAATAAGCAGATATAAATTAAAACAAAGCTTATAAGATACCACCATGGTCTAACTATAGAAAGGTATGGAAGGGATTCCTTTTCTTTGGTTCTTTTATCTCTCTTTTTCTTTGATGGATGTGAGTCTTTTTTTTCTTCAAATAAATACATGGATAAGGCTGATGGGAGTACCATAATAAGATAAGCGGATAAGTATGCTGGATTACCAGTGGTAGAATGTACCCTGAATCCTTCGAACAACTCAAATCTGAATGGGTCAACTTTATAGTACTGAAGGATTCCATAGATAGAGGTTAATACCCCGGCTAATATAGCTGTATTGAGGGTCAGTTTAAGAAGCTTACGGTTATTTATAAAGTTCACCGTCACATAGAATAGGATGATATAAATCATCAATGTGGATAAGCCTTCATACCTTCTATAGAAACCTATAAAGGATAATAAAGGGCTAACTGAGAATATGGTAGCCAGGGTACTCACTAAAAGATAAGCAGTAATCGGTAAATCAAGTGGAGTTCTTATAAACCTATGTCCAATCAAGAGAGCCTTCATCAACCAAATACTTATCATAATCAAGATTAGCACTCGCATCAAGGTTGCTTTACCAAGGTCAAATGGATTCTCCAGCTTGGGATCAAAGTATAGAGGGAGAGAAAGGATAAGGAATAGTAGAGTAATAATAACTGCATAATCATAATACCTTCTATTATTCATCTTTTTATCTCCTATCTTCAAAGTCTTCTACACTCATTTTAACTCACAGATCTCTATCTCTTATTCTTTTCTCAATAAATCCTAGTGTCTTCATTCCTAAGAACAGACCCATTCCTAAGATGACTAAGATTAAAAGGGTATACTCCTTTGGAATTACTGTAAGAATATACGCTGTCATACCTAAGTAGACACATATAAAGTATATCAATAAGATAACCTGACGATGGGTCAATCCTATTTTTAATAATCTATAGTGCAGATGTTCTTGACCGGGTTTAAAGAAAATTTTTTCTTTTATAATCCTGTGGATGAAAACTAAGATGGTGTCAAAGATTGGGACTCCTAAGGCTATAATAGGTATCAACAAGGTCATAGTAACACTTATCTTTGTACCTTCTAATATTATGGCTATGGATGAGAGGATAAATCCTAATAACATACTACCAGCATCTCCCATAAATATCTTAGCCGGATGGAAGTTGTACTTCAGGAAGCCTAAGGTACTTCCTGTTAGGGCAATACACATAAAACTAATCACTAAATTTTGCTGACCTACAGCAATCAAAAAAAGTGTTAAGGAAGCTATACTCACTACCCC includes these proteins:
- a CDS encoding tetratricopeptide repeat protein, producing the protein MNNRRYYDYAVIITLLFLILSLPLYFDPKLENPFDLGKATLMRVLILIMISIWLMKALLIGHRFIRTPLDLPITAYLLVSTLATIFSVSPLLSFIGFYRRYEGLSTLMIYIILFYVTVNFINNRKLLKLTLNTAILAGVLTSIYGILQYYKVDPFRFELFEGFRVHSTTGNPAYLSAYLIMVLPSALSMYLFEEKKDSHPSKKKRDKRTKEKESLPYLSIVRPWWYLISFVLIYICLFFTFTRAGILGFMGSMLLFGMLSWRAKIIKNKRRLWIFLGILILMSAWLCVGPGKVVIQRFTSEMVKEVKTQPEEKLQLKEEKDSIKKEVQLKEKPLFKKIPEEEMVLPPEPKEDTTKIEFAGSAGSRIRTWKIVLKMIADYPLLGVGPESMALVYPLYASFGFDRAHNDILDTAVTKGIIGLITYLWLLVSFAIFAYRCYKKELNKGLSIGIGAGWIAYLIQNQFSFGMNLTSSLFWIMMGMMMGVGNPQSSQREKVMKSKNRIIIWLIGVPIFIIILILFRYPISAYKANIYYKEGVGFLDRKNYAQASLKYEKAIELNPYEEWYYKGLIDIYLKRATGGEKGYATKGMALAEKANRLFPNDLILYNLLGAAYQLNGRYDQAISAYKKAINRSPYSSEDAYSNLAKLYFRQHRYDEAIKTLKTGLKFSPYSKKYLSSLGYMYTKMGNFKEAIRTYSKTLDPSYPKSYKSLGYAFYEAGEIDKAISCLKTAARLLPEDIGLHTDLGSIYYQAKDLKKAKAQFEYVLKNLNPNGEYAKRMLQTIESKRSDGVTKGDVEIKEIGRYY
- a CDS encoding MraY family glycosyltransferase encodes the protein MIKYLLIFFSSLIISLLLTPLFLRLALNLKVVDYPGERKIHEVPIPYFGGIVIYLAFIIGMGFALWNNPSLIKEFKSQLLGLWVGGTFIFLLGMVDDIKQVPALLKLIFQILAALILFNYGFKISTITNPFGNPINLGILSLPITILWVVALTNAINLIDGLDGLAAGVVSIASLTLFLIAVGQQNLVISFMCIALTGSTLGFLKYNFHPAKIFMGDAGSMLLGFILSSIAIILEGTKISVTMTLLIPIIALGVPIFDTILVFIHRIIKEKIFFKPGQEHLHYRLLKIGLTHRQVILLIYFICVYLGMTAYILTVIPKEYTLLILVILGMGLFLGMKTLGFIEKRIRDRDL